The DNA region ttcagaaatagaTCAAAAATCCACACTGATAGTAGGGTGCCACCGACTTGCTCAAGAAAGGTCTAAAGCCAGCCGACCCCATCTAGTGGGACAatgttttgttgttgttgttgttgttgttgttgttgttgttgtattgcATCTATCTTTGAAATTTTAGTAGTaatttaatgcaacaaaattacatataatagaatgagtagaTGATTTCAAATCATATAATGTGCAACAGACTTACagactttttttttgttaattgatCATAATATAATCTCAAAAGGTGCAAGCAAGAAGCATCCTTACGCAGTCTTAGTAACTCTGATTGTCCTCTATTAAGCATTTCTTTATCAATCATGTCAAATGAGGCATAAAGTGCAGAAATTTAATGTCAAAATTTCAATATATAGCATCAATCTTAACCATCCTGGGCAGCAATCTTTTCCTACCTCTAATAACAACATAAATGCAAATCGCAATGAAAGGAAATTATAAAGGATATTGTTACCTAGAGGAGGTTGCAGGCAATCAAAGACTCTATCAAAGACCATAACCATGTTCTTCTTGGATCCGGTGTTGCGAATCAATTTCCCAAGAACTTGAACGCCAAGCAAAAATTCCTCATCGTACAACAGAGTAGCATATGCCTCGTTGGAAGCTCCCCTCTATCGAACGACTTTCTTCTTCAGCAGCGGATCCAGCAGCAGTGGTGGCCTCCATTAGCACCGTCGCCTCAttcctcttcctttctttctcaatctaatCTCCTTCTTTATGCCTCACTGCCCTGTTTGTTTTCGCTCTCTTGCATTTGATTCACTGGCGGTGATGACCTCTCTCACCGCCGACGTTGccaccctcttctccttcttctgtcGTGCTTCCTAttgtgttttcttcttcttctcctctgctTTCCGTCGTATTAAATTTTTCTCttgtcttcttattttttttggaaCATGAGGTTAAGAGAGAACGAATGGGCTTTTAAAGTAATACCAAAATGTAcagcaataataatttaaatttgaatttgattaaaattttcGCCCAATCCCTTGCACATTGATTGGATTGGGAAATTTGAAGGAAAAAATGGGAAGACAGAAAATGGATGAAAAAGTAAATTTTTCGTTATTTGGATAAAAAGTGAAAATAGAATGGAaactagaaagaaaaaaatagtgtAGAGTCCACTAAAATATTTTCACTCCAAAGATAAGATGAAAATAGAGAGAAATGTGGCAAACATTAATAAAATTACACATTTATTCCTtatcattaataaattataatttcatataatATAGATAaggatattaatataattttataccagtataattttctttcttctcacttttctttctatccaaacaaaaaaattctctctattttctttccatccattttctcttcatccaaacaacatACAAATAACTCaacttcttctattttctctcatctcattttctttctttttatttttttctttctattttctttcctatATCCAAACAAAGCATTAGCCTGCATTTGGAAGGGAGAGTGAGAGATTGACACTAGGAGACAGAGATTGAGACTGGGACGAAATTAAGTTTTCGTATTgtatttaatgtaaaatatactGAACTGAGTTATGTCTCAATATTATGTTtaacttaaaataaatatagaaattaaaaggtagatttggaatttgaaaagttaaataaggatattttataaaaaatattattaaagtctTAGTCTCCATTCCCAAAATTTCAGTCTCCTATGTCTCCACTTTCTAGAGGTACTAATATTTTGGAGATAGAAATAGAAATTTTAGTTCTAGCCTCtgaccactaaatgtaacacccttactattAGAATGTCATGCTTCTGGCTGCGTCACTTGGGTAGCAAGAGGTATTACGGCGACTTCatgtacttaataataaaatatgagcctTTGACTCGAAACCGTGTCGCTATTTCATTTGAAAAACCAAAAAAGATacatttacaataaaataaacaagaatatacataaacaaaacttcttactcaagtaaattatatatattatatggacAATCAGCGATCTAAAAGGGATAAGTCCCACCATGTGCATGTACAAGATCTTACTTGAAGAAAATTTCAAGCCTATGGTGCAAGCACAAAGAATACTCAATCCAACAATAAAGGAGGTAGTTCATAAAGAGGCAATGAAACTATGTGATGTGAGAATCACATATCCATCTCTGACAGTCTATGGGTAAGTTCGGTACAAATGgtgccaaagaagggaggaatcatAGTGATCTCTAATGAAAAAGATGAATTGATCCCAACAAGAATGGTCACCGATTGTagaatgtgcattgattatcggAGGCTCAACCTAGCTACAAAAAAGACCACTTCCCTCTCcgattcattgatcaaatgttgaAGAGGTTTTCTGTCCATACATTCTATTGCCTTCTTGATGGATATTCAGggtataaccaaattgcagttgACCCCTTTGATCAAGAAAATACCACATTTACATGTCCTATGAAATCTTTACCTATTGGAAGATGTCCTtcggattgtgcaatgcacccgtcagttttcaaaggtgtatactttctatcttttctgatatggtagacaaatttataaaagtatttatggataatttaattatatttggtGACACATTTAATACTTACTTGCACCACTTGTAATTAGTTTTGAAAATGTTCTAAGAAACAAACCTAGTTTTGAACTGGAAAAATTATCATTTCATGGTTATTGAGAGAATTGTTCTTGGCCATCGGATCTCAACCAAAGACATAGAGGTTGACAAAGTTAAGGTggaagtaataaaaaaattaccacCATCAGTGAATGTGAAGGCAATTAGAAATTTTTTGGGACATACTGCTTTTATAGgagattcataatttttttttcaaaaattaaaaaatcactaAGTAGTTTATTAATAAAAGAAACTGCATTTGTTTTCAATAGCAAATGTCTGCATGTCTTTGACATTTTAAATGCCAAACTTGTGTGTGCACCAATAATTGCTCCTCCTGATTGGTCTATgccttttgaattaatgtgtgatgctagtgactatGCCATAGGTACAATCTTAAGACAAAAGAAAGACAAACTATTACATGTAATTTACTATGTAAGTCATGTTCtgaatgatgcacagaaaaattacacaacaacTGAGAAAGAACGGTTAGCTGTAGTGTTTACTTTTGAtaaagttagattttatttaattggttTAAAAGTAATAGTCCACACTGATCATTCTACTCTTAAGTATCTCTTGACTAAACAGGATGCCAAGCCAAGatttataagatgggtgttactacTTCAAGAATTTGATGTGAAAATTTGGGAtagaaaaagcataaaaaatccAGTAGCAGACTATCTTTTCAGAATCCATTCCGACGTAACTCAAGCATTATAAATACCCCTCAAAGAAGAATTTTCATATGAACAACTCTTAGCCAATACGATTATACTATGATTTGCTGACATGGTTAACTATAAGGGTAGGAGAATCATTCCTAAGGaatttgaaatcaaagaaaaagaatgaaacaTGATTCTTGATACTtcatatgggatgaaccatacctcTACAAAAGATGTTCTGACAACATCATACGAGGTGCATTTCTGAGGAAGATATCTAAAGAGTATTATGGCACTGACACGATTTAGACTATGGTGGCCACTTGAATGGAGAAAGTACGACGGTTAAAGTTTGTTAAAGCAGCCTCTATTGGTCCACTCTTTCAAggatgctgatgagcggataatttatacgctttttggcattgtttttagtatgtttttagtatattttaattagtttttattatatttttattagtttttagttaaaattcacttttctgggctttactatgagtttgtgtgtttttctgtgatttcagatattttctggctgaaattgagggacctgagcaaaaatctgattcagagactgaaaaggactgcagatgctgttggattctgacctccctgcactcgaaatggattttttggagctacagaagcccaattggcccgctctcaacggcgttggaaagtagacatcctggctttccagcaatgtataatagtccatactttgcccgagatttgatggcccaaatcggcgttgcaaatcagcttcagaattcccgacgtttaacgccggaactggcacaaaaattggagttaaacgcccaaactggcataaaagctggcatttaactccagaaaaagtctctacacatgaaagcttcaatgctcagcccaagcacacaccaagtggaccccggaagtggatttttacgtcatttactcatttctgtataccctaggttactagttcactattaataggaccttttgatattgtatctgaacctcatgacacattacacgtttctcattgtatcttctacggtatgagtctctaatccccatggttgggggtgaggagctctgctgtgtcttgatggattaatgcaattactactgtttttcattcaatcatgcttgcttctattctaagatatcacttgttcctcaacttgatgaatgtgatgatccatgacattcatcatcattctcacctatgaacgtgtgcctgacaaccacctctgttctactttagattgagtgaatatctcttggattccttaatcagaatcttcgtggtataagctagaattgatgacggcattcaagagaatccggaaggtctaaaccttgtctgtggtattctgagtaggattcaaggattgaatgactgtgatgagcttcaaactcctgagggctgggtgttagtgacagacgcaaaagaatcactggattctattccaacccgattgagaaccgacagatgattagccgtgctgtgacagagcgcgttgaacattttcactgagaggatgggaggtagccattgacaacggtgaaaccctacatacagcttgccatggaaggagccttgcgtgcatgaagaagaagacagtaggaaagcagagattcagaagatagagcatctccaaaacctcaacatgttctccattactgcaaaacaagtacttatttcatgttcttttacttttcacaattaaatctgataattattgatatcctgactaagagttacaagataaccatagcttgcttcaagccgacaatctccgtgggatcgacccttactcacgtaaggtattacttggacgacccagtgcacttgctggttagttgtgcggaattgcaaaagtgtgattgcaatttcgtgcaccagatgcCTGGTACTTTGTTGAAAATTGCAACAGATGTCAGAGATCTGAAAATTTATCTCGGAGACATGAGATATCACAAAATTTCATACTCGAagtggaattgtttgatgtgtAGGGATTGATTTCATGAGACCATTTCCCTCCTCAAATTCAAACTCCTACATACTAGTAGCCgtcgactatgtatctaagtgggtaaaAACCATACCATCACCCACTAATAATGCTAAGGTTGTAATTGGTTTTTTGAAGAAGACAATCTTCAATAGATTTGAGGTTCCAAGAACactgattagtgatggaggaacccACTTCTGTAATAAgaaactttaattttttcttcaaaagTATGGAGGCGGACATAAAGTGGTAACTCCATATCATCCGCAAACTAGTGGACAAGTAGAGATATCTAACCGAaagctaaaaaaaattttagagaagATGGTCAATACCTCTCAGAAGGACTGGTCCAGAAAAAATTGGTGATGCTCTATGGGCCTATAGAACAACTTTCAAGATACCAATTGACATGTCACCTTATTAACTGGTCTATGGCAAGACATGCCATTTACCTGTTGAGCTAGATCATAGAGaattttgggccatcaaattatTGAATTTTGATTCCAAGGccgtggaaaaaaaaaagagatttctACAACTCAATGAGCTTGAAAAATTCAGGAATCAAGCTTATAAAAATTCCCAAttatagaaagaaagaacaaagaaatggcatgataagaaaatcTTCTCAAAAGATTTTGAACTAGGTCAGAAGGTTTTGCTATTCAATTTAAGATTGAAGCTATTTCCTGAAAagttaaaatcaaggtggtctgggcCATTCACAGTGAGCAAAATATCCCCATACAGACATGTTAAAGTAATGGAGAAAAACTTTGGAAGAAGGTTCGTGGTCAACGGACAAAGATTGAAATCCTATCTTGGAAAAATAGATCAACAAAACTCATCCCAACCACCAACTTAGAAGACTCAACGTCaaactagtgacattaaagaagcacttgttgggaggcaacccaactcatggttagtttttcttttctcgttatttttttttataattgctttagtcatcttcttcttcttctttcctctgcATACATTTTTTAGTTTTGGTTTAATTTACGAACGtttcaaattaaaaagaaaaagggacgtACAAGATGGAGACCCGACGTTCAAGAAAGTGCAAGGAAGACACATGCCTGACGACTAGGCTAGGAGCCCGGCATCCTGTTTAAAAGGGCTTCCAGGGATGCAAAACTTTTAGGACTCCCAGCATCCTGAATTGAAACCACGTATTTTCAAAGGCATTTCCTTTATTTAAAACCACATTGTTTATGGTTCaccttattcctttcttcttcatgcacCTATGTTTCTTTATATAACTTACACTTATTCCTAAAGTTCTGTTAaactttaaatttggtgttggtgATACCATGAGCTTCTGAATAATGGAAGAATACAGACTAAAGATAAAGAAAGCAGTGATGATAAATAAGTAATTTTAGGTAAAATTAGGGTAAGATAAATTCTCTTTTCTGATGATGGTTAAttatttccttttttcttttgttatttcttatattttttatttttttctgtttttctttgtttcctttctttttctttttttctcatttttcatgcattacatattctgttttcttttttctttaaggCCCAAACTTATTTGTTTGCTCCTCTAGTAATCACTTTATATGGAggatatcttaataaaaaattgaataaattcaaaataaaagtggTGGTGCTCAAATAAGTGGTTACATTTGATAAATTTAAGATATTTGAATCTTGTAGAAATGGAAGAAGAATCTTCAATAACAAAAATTTGAAGAAGTATTATGAGAATTCAAATCAATTCCTTGAAGTAGTTAAAAGAAAAAGtctcaaaagatcaaagaaattaAAAGTTATAGGGGTCTGAGCACCAATAACTAGAGCCTAGTTATGTGCCTGTGATGTTTGTGTTTCAAGGAGTGACTTAGATAAGTAAATTCGAGGGATGCCTTATCATCTGGTAACTTGGACAAACTAGCTCGAGATTATCGATTGAAAGTCCGCTTAAAGAGTTGCCTTGAGACAAAACGTTTAGAGTCCAAAGAGACTCTAGGCATCAATGTCTGGATTAGTTTCCTAgttatgtgcttgtggtgtgactaTGCCAAGAAAAATCTTGGGTAATTAGATCCGTAGGGTACTTTATCACCTTGTAACTTGGGCCAATTGGTCTGAGATTATCAATCGAAAGCCCATTAAGAACTGCCTTgtaacaaaacacttagagtcaaaaaCACCAAAGATCTTTTCCCAAATTTAAATGAGAAGTAACTGCCTTCAAATCATATAAGCTCAAAAGAATTCTCTCATAATACAATTTGAATCTAAGTTTTCGGAAATTCTCAAATTCTAATTATGCaagattcatcaaagataaaagaaGTCCGAATGTAACCACAAGGATTATCTCCCACTTTGTGAAATTACATTTAAAAAAACTCTTCAATTTTTTACTTAAGAGAAACTctatatacttttcttttttttcgaggACAatgaaaattttaagtttggtgttgtgatgataaatcatcttaaataatttttaaggtttttttcatttgttttctttgattttaaattaaatatttatgttttttaggagaatttcataaataattaaGTATTTTGAGTTgtgttagtatttttatattttcaggaATTTTTATCTCAAAATAACCAAAAATCAAAGCTTTTTTTGCAAGAAAATACAAATATAGTTTAAGAACGGTCCGACTGGAACTAAAAGGCATCAAACCGGATGCCAGCCTTCAAGCATGGACGCCCGGCATCCCCTCTCCAATTGGACACAAGCCCAGTGGCCGCACTCACAAGCCTAGCGTCCCCCTTCACTTGGGGATACACCCCCGGTGGCTACCCCACAAGCCGGCATCCCTCATCCTTCTTGCACACACACGCCTGGCTTCCTCACTCCAAGCCCAGCGGCCAACTCTCCTTGCAAGGACAAATTGTGCCAACACCCAAATTTAAAGATGCAAGCCCAGCATTCCTAAGCTCAACTCCCAGGATGTAACAATTAATAAGGTCCAAATTCAGTTATCAAATTATTAAAAGTCTTAATCACATccaagaattgaagattcaagaGATTAGTTATCATTAATTCTTTCTAGAAAGATAAAGATTTGGTTGTTAAGATTTGTTTATAGAATAGATTTGAATTATGTTGAtttgaattcaaatagttagttatcttatcattACTCGAGATAAGATTAGGATTAGTTTggaatttgaattttagataAGATTTAGGATACAAATAAGTGAACCTTGTTCATAGAGAGGAGTAATCGGATCACACACCTTTCTCCCCATTAGGATTACTTTCTAATCACACACCTTTCTCCCCATTAGGATTACTTTCTTCTTTatcatgagtcactaaacctcctctgttaaaggttagaagctctgtttGATTTTAGGATTAATAATGtaagtgttttctttattttaattcatacttctttccttttttcatgATTGAGTTCGTCAATAATGGTTAGAACTATTGAGAAATATTCTATTCTATCTTGGTTTCTAATCTTATatctgaaaaaattaatttcgaaATTAGCTTAAAACTCATCCTATAATCTTCAATTATCTAGAGATAGCTCGAATAAGTAACATATAACTCGGCTAGTGATAGTTCTTAAGGATTGTGTGGCTTAAAAATTGAAACcgttcttcatctcttctctcgATTAGTTGACCGAGGAATTAATGATTAATTGGGTTTAGAGAAATTAAATCATCAAGGGATTGGGGTTCTTCCAAGAATAAGAAAGCACAAGCATTGTTCTTCCAAGAATCAAACATCTTCGAAACTTTGAACATTCTCATCTATTGAATCTCTTCCAATTTCAAGTATTCTCCCAagtcttttcttttgtttcttcttttcttcaagaTCCACAATCCAAAATCTAAGATTTGATTGAtctaattagatatttaattagACGTTGCTTGCATCAATCCGTCGTGGAAACGATGTCCACTTACCATGGTATTACTCgaacaattcggtacacttgccggtatcCATGAACATTAACTTTTGCTCATCATTGGTACCTTCACTTCCAGGATTGTTTTGTATGTATCATCATCGGCTATTGTGAAGGCAGAGATATGTAAGTACTGGTTCATGTCAACTTCCTAAGGAACTATGAACATTTATGCAGACACTTATCTTTCAATTGTTAATAATGCAATCTttctttggtttctttgttgTGACAGGCTGAAGCTATAAAAAGTCTAATGGTATTCATTTTTCTGAAGAGGTTGGTTACTCGTTGTGACTTCTTTTACTTACAAGCCTGGTGCATGGTTGGAACTTAATGTTTAACACATTCTTGTCATCTTCGGCATACAGAAGCTTTGTAAGTGGCTTGTTCAACTGCTGATGGCACTTGATTACTTGCATACAAATCATATCTGCACTGTGATGTCAAGGTGAATGATGAATAGTATAAGTTCAGTCACACTACTAGTTATATGAAATCATTGATGCAAATTATGATGATTCCAGACATGGTAGATGGATAAGGCCATTTAATCATAAATAGAGAGGTAAATCTAAATAGTTACACTAATGTTTGATCAATCTCTCTCTTACTGTTGTTCATATATTATTACAAAGCAAATCACTGAAATATGTTTCATCAAAAGGTTATTGTGGCAGCAGCAGAAAGGAGGAACAATAGGCGTGCATTACAAGACATTGGTAATCTTGTGGCTAAGCAAGCAGAACAAAATGTGACAAAGCGCAACACAAGGTAATAATCCAATTTGTTCTTCAGTATTTTTTTACACCATAAGGCTTCTCTTTTATGCTACAGATTCAGAGTATTCTACTTAAATTAAAAGTTCAAATTGTTTTCTCTTGTAGAAAGTTTTATGCTAATAATCAAGCTGCAGTAGAGAAGAACAAGGTACTTATTAACTCTCTatcattctgtttttttttttttttttgttattttcttggtTGGGTTCTAAAAATCGATGTCTCTTATTGTACAGAAATCAAGCACTGAACTTGCGAATGGAGCAGGAGTGGTTCCAGCTAATGGGGGTTGGCGTGAGGAACTTCATTGCTACAACAAAGTTAGAAGCAGCTAAGAAGCCACCAACAGAACATGAAGTCATTGTCATCAGCTCAGATGATGAATccgagaaagaaaagaagaggaagccAGAAGCCGCTAGAGGAAGAAAGATAAAGGAAGGGGTAACCAGGGAAAATGCTAAGGACTTCAGTTCAGTCCTCTCGACTAGAAGCAAGGTGATGaacaacttttttttctttcttctttttttctaccTTCTGTTTTGCATCAATGTCATTGTGGTTTCTTATACCATAAAGAATTAGTTAATCTCAGGCTGCTTCTGGACTCTCTTATATGCCCAAGAAAGTGGTGAACATTGTTGCAACTGACATGGACAATGAATTGGCAGTAGTGGAGTACATTGATGACATAAACAAGTTCTACAGACTCACTAAAGTACTCCAATTGTTTTTGCTTTTACTCTTTCTCTAATTCCATTCCTTTATAAAACAATGCACCTTTTTGCCTAAGGCATATATAATTTTGCTCtgtctttaatttctttaattttgtccTGATTTATATTCATGTGTTTTTGCTTTCCTTAAATTTCATTCCTATGTATTTTTGTTAACCTAATGTATATATGTGACTTTGATGACACATGATGATGGTCGTGTGCATGAATATATGGGTTCACAACCTGATATAAACGCCAAGATGAGATGAATCCTTGTGGATTTGGGAGGAAGTGTGTCACGTATTCAGATTGATAATGAAgactatgatgatgatgaggttgaAGATGACCCTGAGTATTATAGTAAACATTTTTAGTATAGTTGAACAATACATTGGGATTATATCAATACACttgtgtttatgttttgaattgacttgtttgtttatagtacttttcttctGGTTTGATAATATgatgaacttgtttattttttgaaatactaTGAATGTTCTAATATAAGTTAGATGAAAATTTGTtttgattaaatttatatttattttatatgaaaataggtttattttgcaacaaaaaaattgaaaaaaattctaCTTTActttactgacggatttacagacagaaaatctatTTGtatgcaaaattaaaaaaatattttctaggTTTTAATTACCAATAGAAAATCTGTTAAAAAATTTGACACTAGTTACCGACAGAAAATTTATCGAAAAATCTGACATTTTTAGTGAAATGAATGAGACGATTACCAAAGAAAAATGTC from Arachis hypogaea cultivar Tifrunner chromosome 10, arahy.Tifrunner.gnm2.J5K5, whole genome shotgun sequence includes:
- the LOC140175602 gene encoding G2/mitotic-specific cyclin-1-like; protein product: MFHQKVIVAAAERRNNRRALQDIGNLVAKQAEQNVTKRNTRKFYANNQAAVEKNKEWFQLMGVGVRNFIATTKLEAAKKPPTEHEVIVISSDDESEKEKKRKPEAARGRKIKEGVTRENAKDFSSVLSTRSKAASGLSYMPKKVVNIVATDMDNELAVVEYIDDINKFYRLTKVLQLFLLLLFL